The sequence below is a genomic window from Bombus huntii isolate Logan2020A chromosome 13, iyBomHunt1.1, whole genome shotgun sequence.
CTCGTTCGCTTCCCCTGCTTTTGTCTCTGTCTGGATCGGTGGCGCGCGCTCGCGAGCAAAAACGACAGAGGGACTGGGACGTCCGAGACACCGAGCCGAACTGAGGACGGGGAGGTGCGTGAAAGCGGCACGAAGGAAGGAGGAGGCGGTCGTGGAAAAACGAGGCGAGGGATAGACGAGAGAGCGTACGGTACGTAGGTGTTGCGACGTCGCATCGGGATCGAACGCGAGGCAGAACGCGAAGGGAGACGCGAAGAAAACGAACGAagcagaaagaaaaaggggcaGACGAAGAGGGGAGGGGCCGCGAGCGAAAGAAAGCAAATGGCCGGGGAGAGACTGGGATCAGCAGCGAAGGGGAAACGGGCGAAGAGAGAAGGCAGAGCCAGAGAGCGAGCTCGCGGCCTTCGCGGCGAGCTGTTGTTCGATTCGGGCCGCACGGTTGCGGAGAATACGAACGGCCGAATTATGAAAATGGTCCTGTGTGACGCGGCAACCACCCTTGCTCGGAGAGATAGCTTCCAGCAATAAACATACCACCCTCGCCAACCCCGTGACTCGCCTTCGATCCTCCGACGACTCGAGTCGCTTACGAACTACACCGGGAACAGGGGGATGAGAGAGACGCGAGTTTCACCGATTCCCTTGCTCGATAAACTCGATGGAAACTCGCAACACGGACCAAccgtttcttcgttttctcgtttctcgaaTCTTCAACTATCACGAAGAAAAACTCGTATAGCGTCCGCTCGCAAAACACGAGACCGGTCATCGACGGTTTCGGGTTGCGGGAACGCAACGACCTATTGCCCTAAAAGCTGCTCGATACGGGGCACGATTTATCCCGGTATTCAGCTCGTAAATTTCCATTTGGACCACTGTTCTTGGCGAATCGCCGCCGAGGGTCGAGAGCGCGGATTCGACGAATTCTATCTCGCCAGTGTGCACCCGAACGTACGAACGAAAACCCTCGTGTCTCTACGAAAAGTTCCAACGGCCACACCCGTTGATTCTCGTGTGCCGAGGTCTTCCAGCGTTTTCCAGATCGATCGGTGTCGAAGCGGCAAAGAGCAGAGAGTATTCGCGGTAACGAGACCAGATCGCGATATCGATGGACGCGCACGGTATAAAAGAAACACCGATCGTGATTTTTCCTACCTTTCGCACCCTTGCTTTTCCTctcctcttctctctctctctttctctctctctctctctctcccgctccctatttctctctctttcttccagCCGCTCTCTCGTCGTAAATCTTTTCCAGTTGACCTTGATGGACAGGCTTCATACGCTAATTGCCaatttttttgtcttttttattttcggaCGACGAGCCGGCTCTGGCCAGTGGTTCAACAGGTGTCGTGGCGGTGGGTCACGGGAAACTTTTATTTGAGCGCACGAGCGAGCGAGGGAACCCGTGAGAGAAATAGGGTGAGGGAGCGAGAAAGCGAGAGGAAGGGGTGGAGAAGGAGGGCGAAAGAGGAACTAGAAAGGAGGGTGAGAGGGGGCAGGGGGGGTGTACGCCGAGTTGAGCGAGCGAACGAGCGAGCGGGAGTCTATTAGTTCACCCCGGAAAAACGCGACCCCACCGGATCCCTCTCTCTACGTTGACTCGACCCCGTTGTTTGGTATCGctgatttttttttctttctttcccctCTTTTTTTCCATTGAAACGCGTCGACCACCGTAATCGCTCTGTCGAAGCAATCCCTCACTCGGTCCGATCTCACGACAGAAGGTCCGATAATCCTGCGCGTTGTCCGCGCGGACGAGTTTTTCCAA
It includes:
- the LOC126872499 gene encoding uncharacterized protein LOC126872499 yields the protein MRETRVSPIPLLDKLDGNSQHGPTVSSFSRFSNLQLSRRKTRIASARKTRDRSSTVSGCGNATTYCPKSCSIRGTIYPGIQLVNFHLDHCSWRIAAEGRERGFDEFYLASVHPNVRTKTLVSLRKVPTATPVDSRVPRSSSVFQIDRCRSGKEQRVFAVTRPDRDIDGRARYKRNTDRDFSYLSHPCFSSPLLSLSFSLSLSLPLPISLSFFQPLSRRKSFPVDLDGQASYANCQFFCLFYFRTTSRLWPVVQQVSWRWVTGNFYLSARASEGTRERNRVRERESERKGWRRRAKEELERRVRGGRGGVRRVERANERAGVY